The following are encoded in a window of Platichthys flesus chromosome 19, fPlaFle2.1, whole genome shotgun sequence genomic DNA:
- the fsd1l gene encoding FSD1-like protein, whose translation MEIQKEALRRIISTLANKNKELHNFLETVDNTLTGLQEESCTVTSDLEAELEQLHSALNEKGEELRDAIKEETCRKEAELQKQLSEGKSALVSCEELLEFAHETLTIATEEEFLKAAKQIKERVTMAPAFRLTTRPAASGNMAKFTVDFSAEREGLQRLHFLPVPRPPEIDESSCIIGDNNITVAWQPAGEGDGVSGPIKCFDLEYQKTNQEISLKATGEGCWEKICDITEPQVTISGLKFDSRFIVIRVRAKNKMAAGEFSDSVTLETRAFNFGFDSSTAHAELKVHGDTVTWEPQGVKVHDPRLRVRESKSSIRSATPSPNKTAGGRAARDRFAGESYTVLGDQEMTEGCHYWELRPLADWKSFSVGVAYQASLGRFDQLGKSAGSWCLHASQWLQTSLAAKHNNRAKALDWPLPQRIGIYCNYDNGDLSFIDVDRLRLLHSFKTKFSQPLVPAFTVWCGGITVATGLQVPSFMGNFLSTNRSLSDLSQ comes from the exons ATGGAAATTCAGAAG GAAGCTCTGCGCAGGATCATCAGCACGTTAGCCAATAAGAATAAAGAGCTCCATAACTTCCTGGAAACAGTTGACAACACTCTGACGGGACTGCAG GAGGAGTCATGCACGGTGACGTCAGACCTAGAGGCGGAGCTTGAGCAGCTTCACTCCGCCCTCaatgagaagggggaggagctCCGTGATGCTATCAAAGAGGAGACGTGCAGGAAGGAGGCGGAGCTTCAG aagCAACTGTCGGAGGGAAAGTCCGCACTTGTGTCATGTGAGGAGCTGCTCGAGTTCGCACATGAAACGTTGACCATCGCCACCGAAGAAGAATTTCTAAag gccgCAAAACAGATCAAAGAAAG GGTGACGATGGCTCCGGCCTTTCGGCTGACGACCCGTCCGGCGGCGTCTGGGAACATGGCGAAATTCACCGTGGACTTTAGTGCCGAGAGGGAGGGGCTTCAACGACTTCACTTCCTGCCAG TACCCAGACCTCCAGAGATCGACGAGTCCAGCTGCATCATCGGTGACAACAACATCACTGTCGCCTGGCAACCAGCAGGTGAGGGTGACGGCGTCAGCGGACCAATCAAATGCTTCGACCTGGAATATcaaaaaacaaaccaggaaaTCTCGCTGAAAGCAACAGGAGAAGGATGCTGGGAAAAaatctgtgacatcacagagccTCAGGTCACCATCTCAG GTCTGAAGTTCGATTCTCGCTTCATTGTCATTCGAGTTCgagcaaaaaacaaaatggctgccggaGAGTTTTCTGACTCTGTCACCTTGGAAACCAGAG CGTTTAACTTTGGCTTTGACTCGTCGACGGCTCACGCTGAACTGAAGGTTCACGGGGACACGGTGACCTGGGAGCCTCAAGGGGTCAAAGTTCACGACCCCCGactcagagtcagagagagtAAAAGCAG cATCAGAAGCGCCACGCCATCACCCAATAAGACGGCAGGAGGTCGAGCTGCACGTGACAGATTTGCTGGAGAGTCGTACACGGTTCTGG GCGACCAGGAGATGACTGAGGGCTGCCACTACTGGGAGCTCCGCCCCCTGGCGGACTGGAAGTCGTTCAGTGTGGGTGTGGCATATCAGGCCAGCCTTGGCCGTTTTGACCAATTAGGGAAGAGTGCTGGTTCCTGGTGTCTTCACGCCAGCCAATGGCTGCAAACATCGCTTGCTGCGAAACACAACAACCGAGCAAAGGCTCTTGATTGGCCGCTGCCTCAGCGAATTGGAATCTACTGCAACTACGACAACG GCGATTTATCGTTTATTGACGTTGATCGACTTCGTCTTCTTCATTCCTTCAAAACAAAGTTCAGTCAACCCCTCGTCCCTGCCTTCACT GTTTGGTGCGGCGGTATCACCGTGGCAACAGGTCTGCAGGTCCCGAGCTTCATGGGAAACTTCCTCTCCACCAATCGGAGCCTGAGTGACCTGTCTCAGTAA
- the epb41l4a gene encoding band 4.1-like protein 4, whose translation MYGVSLFNAYGENQSEYFLGPTPGGVVIYKNKVLVGKYFWQRINKLHFKNKTFQLRVVGKNGSEKSFFFHTSDESDCKRLWRCCVEHHVFFRMSESNHSTHRLRHNSFASSPTSPRLNVGVPTNESVYEQTTKDTCSRLRSNHIQERVSSEPVATQTAPPAVHSRSQTESISNPGRVRRSEGGAKEEVVKPFAPWENSGLVRGLFNPKFPANIKEDPDGGRRQWRSRSLDGDQPIRQQRRRRTRSRGNTSSGSESETITRNNERRRRNDRKSPDVLIWKHIQKQLVDPNTHPNRQTEEIPYMEVRVTGEPIRARQSPRRRRHRRCASASDFLSDTQLVPPLPVTKTTGTVCQSPS comes from the exons ATGTACGGAGTCTCTCTGTTCAACGCCTAC GGCGAGAACCAGTCGGAGTACTTCCTGGGTCCAACTCCAGGGGGCGTGGTCATCTATAAGAATAAAGTGCTGGTGGGAAAATATTTCTG GCAGCGAATCAACAaacttcattttaaaaacaaaacgttTCAGCTCAGAGTCGTTGGAAAAAAC ggtTCAGAGAAGTCGTTTTTCTTTCATACATCAGATGAATCCGACTGTAAACGTCTGTGGAGATGTTGTGTTGAGCATCACGTTTTCTTCAG GATGTCAGAGTCAAATCACTCGAcacacagactgagacacaacag cTTTGCTAGTTCGCCCACTTCTCCTCGGTTGAACGTTGGCGTGCCGACAAACGAAAGTGTTTACGAACAAACAACCAAAGACACGTGTTCGAGGCTCCGCT CCAATCACATACAAGagagagtgagcagtgagccAGTGGCGACGCAGACAGCACCACCTGCTGTTCACAG CCGCAGTCAGACCGAGTCCATCTCGAACCCAGGTCGTGTCCGCAGGTCAGAGGGCGGAGCCAAGGAGGAGGTCGTTAAACCCTTTGCACCATGGGAAAACAGCGGCCTTGTGAG GGGCCTGTTCAACCCAAAGTTTCCTGCAAACATCAAAGAAGATCCAGATGGAGGGAGACGTCAGTG GCGGAGCAGAAGTCTGGATGGtgatcagccaatcagacagcagaggaggaggag GACTCGTTCCCGTGGCAACACAAGCAGCGGCAGCGAATCAGAGACGATAACGAGAAACAACGAGCGGCGCCGGAGAAACGATCG TAAGAGTCCTGATGTCCTCATATGGAAACACATCCA gaAACAGCTGGTGGATCCCAACACTCACCCCAACAGACAGACTGAGGAAATACCTTATATGGAAGTGAG AGTAACAggagagccaatcagagcacgTCAATCTCCGAGGAGGCGGCGACATCGTCGCTGTGCTTCAGCATCAGACTTCCT ttcagACACGCAGctcgttcctcctcttcctgtcaccAAGACAACAGGCACCGTCTGTCAATCACCCAGCTGA
- the LOC133975549 gene encoding multidrug resistance-associated protein 1-like — protein MEELCSGSGLDPFWDWNLTWYTSKPDLTQCFQHTALVWFPCVYLWTCSPLYLLYLLLRPHRGVIPLSKLCCSKTLLGFSLASFGLLEMFYVVVKMNDEIQNHLILLGPLIRSLTLVLAVVIIQVERMKGCRSSVILFLFWTLLVLCSIVPLKVNIEQIIDQEFSSDAFRFNAFFICFSIQLIELVLCCFSDRRTLQDEHTRVQNQCPEEDASFVSKFFFFWISSLLLQGYKRPLQAEDLWPLREQDSSLRIMTDLEKFWTQNRKQPQEEPEASGPFWSRLVGSAGPTEKTPLFEEKRKGRSYSFFLIHALGRSFGPYFLCGTLCLLLHDAFMFAVPQVLSCLLVFMRDREAETWKGFLFASLLFLLSCLQSVLNHQYMIHCFSVGMRLKTSVIALVYKKSLVLSSAARRQVTLGEIINLVSADAQKLMDVVVYFNSVWIAPIEIALCFYFLWQLLGPPAVAGITAVFLIFPLNGVLAKMRSKLQEVQMNFMDGRIKLMSEILSGIKILKFYSWEEAFLRRVGVLRDGELNALKKSQILYSVSLASFNSSSFLIALSVFGVYILYDEQNVLDAQKIFVSVALINILKSPLSQLPFAMNTTMQAIISLRRLTDFLCLEELRPDDVERLHHSSDGDAVVIEGGFFSWSPEDSPCLQRIDLKVKTGSLVAVVGHVGSGKSSLLSAMLGEMERRRGFVYIQGSVGYVPQQSWVQNASVKENILFGGERKESWYHRVLDACALLPDLDLLPAGDATEIGEKGLNLSGGQKQRVSLARAVYRRSDVYLLDDPLSAVDAHVGQHIFDRVIGPTGILKDKTRVLVTHGLSFLSKADLVLVMDEGRISESGSYAELMDRKGTFAKLIQTFSGKHSRGKPTLHEKSSRKAVSRLSLLDFSVDLSQEQLISCDMSSASLHVPGDVDQELDVEEAGKLTKADKVHTGRVKLQMYREYFKTIGLTFIMTIIFLCAFQQAASLAYNYWLSLWADEAPVNGTRSDHELKLSVFAALGFTQAMAMFGTTLAISLGGIVASRHLHADLLHSVLHSPMSFFEVTPSGNLLNRFSKEIDAIDCMIPDGLKMMLGYLFKLLEICIIVLLATPFAGLVLLPLAFFYVFIQSFYVASSCQLRRLEAVSRSPVYSHFNETVQGAAVIRAFGEQQRFVRQAHRRIDRNQEAYFPRFVATRWLAVNLEFLGNVLVLAAAILCVQGRDNLSPGIVGLAVTQSLQVTGILSWIVRSWTDVENNIVSVERVKEYDHTAKEAAWTLEDSLLPAAWPTTGTIQFEDYGLKYRKDLDWALKDISISIQNREKVGIVGRTGAGKSSLALGIFRILEAASGRILIDGINVAQIGLHDLRSRITIIPQDPVLFSGSLRMNLDPFDTCSEEELWKALELAHLSSFVSELPQKLEHQCSEGGENMSLGQRQLLCLARALLRKTRILVLDEATAAVDLRTDQLIQSTIRSEFDDCTVLTIAHRLNTIMDYTRVIVMDRGSIAEMDSPAQLLHLQGIFYKMCVEAGLV, from the exons atggAGGAGCTGTGCAGTGGGAGTGGTCTGGATCCCTTCTGG GACTGGAACCTGACCTGGTACACCTCCAAACCAGACCTGACCCAGTGCTTTCAGCACACGGCTCTGGTGTGGTTCCCCTGTGTTTACCTGTGGACCTGTTCTCCTCTTTACCTGCTCTACCTGCTGCTCCGCCCCCACCGGGGCGTCATCCCGCTGTCCAAACTCTGCTGCAGCAAGACG CTCCTCGGTTTCAGTCTGGCCTCCTTTGGTCTCCTGGAGATGTTTTACGTTGTGGTGAAGATGAACGATGAGATCCAGAACCACCTGATCCTGCTGGGTCCACTGATTCGGAGCCTCACTCTG GTTCTGGCTGTTGTCATAATCCAGGTCGAGAGGATGAAGGGCTGTCGTTCCTCcgtcatcctcttcctcttctggaCACTTCTGGTTCTTTGCTCCATCGTTCCTCTGAAGGTCAACATCGAGCAGATTATTGATCAG GAGTTTTCATCAGATGCTTTTCGTTTCAACGCGTTCTTCATCTGTTTTTCCATCCAACTCATCGAACTCgttctctgctgcttctcagaTCGACGGACACTTCAGGACGAACACACACGCGTCCag AACCAATGTCCAGAGGAGGACGCATCGTTTGTTTcaaagtttttcttcttctggatCAGCAG TTTGCTGCTCCAGGGTTAcaagcgccccctgcaggctgaAGATCTGTGGCCACTGCGAGAACAGGACTCATCCTTGAGGATCATGACAGACCTGGAGAAGTTCTGGACTCAGAACAGGAAACAGCCGCA AGAGGAACCAGAAGCTTCGGGTCCATTCTGGTCCCGGTTGGTTGGTTCTGCTGGACCAACAGAAAAAACTCCCCTGtttgaggagaagaggaaagggcGGAGCTACAGCTTCTTCCTTATACATGCTTTGGGGCGGAGCTTTGGGCCTTACTTCCTGTGCGGTACActatgtctcctcctccacgacGCCTTCATGTTCGCCGTGCCGCAGGTGCTCAG TTGTCTGCTGGTCTTCATGCGGGACAGAGAGGCGGAGACGTGGAAAGGTTTCCTGTTTGCCTCTCTGCTCTTCCTGTTGTCGTGTCTTCAGTCCGTCCTCAACCATCAGTACATGATTCACTGCTTCAGCGTCGGAATGAGACTGAAGACCAGCGTGATCGCACTCGTCTACAAGAAG aGTCTGGTGCTGAGCAGCGCTGCGAGGAGACAAGTCACTTTGGGAGAAATTATTAATCTGGTTTCCGCCGACGCTCAGAAGCTGATGGACGTCGTGGTTTATTTCAACAGCGTCTGGATCGCTCCCATCGAGATCGCACTGTGCTTCTACTTCCTGTGGCAG ctgctcGGCCCTCCGGCTGTCGCTGGGATCACGGCCGTCTTCCTGATTTTTCCTCTGAACGGCGTTTTGGCTAAAATGAGAAGCAAACTTCAG GAGGTGCAGATGAACTTCATGGACGGTCGGATCAAACTGATGAGTGAGATCCTGAGCGGCATCAAGATCCTCAAGTTCTACTCGTGGGAGGAAGCGTTCCTGCGGCGAGTCGGCGTCCTGAGAGACGGGGAACTCAACGCCCTGAAGAAGTCTCAGATCCTCTACTCCGTGTCCCTGGCTTCGttcaactcctcctccttcctg atcGCTCTCTCTGTTTTCGGCGTCTACATTTTGTACGATGAGCAAAACGTTCTTGATGCTCAGAAGATCTTTGTTTCTGTGGCCCTCATCAACATCCTGAAAAGTCCTCTGAGTCAACTTCCCTTCGCCATGAACACGACCATGCAG GCCATCATCTCACTGCGACGTCTGACCGACTTCCTGTGTCTGGAGGAACTTCGACCTGACGACGTGGAGAGACTTCATCACAGCTCAG ACGGTGACGCTGTCGTGATCGAGGGCGGCTTCTTCTCCTGGTCCCCTGAGGATTCCCCGTGCCTGCAGAGGATCGACCTGAAGGTGAAGACGGGTTCGCTCGTCGCTGTGGTCGGTCACGTCGGCTCGGGGAAGTCCTCTCTTCTGTCGGCCATGTtgggggagatggagaggaggcgGGGCTTCGTCTACATCCAG ggtTCTGTGGGTTATGTTCCTCAGCAGTCTTGGGTCCAGAATGCGTCAGTGAAGGAGAACATTTTGTTTGGAGGCGAGAGGAAGGAGAGCTGGTATCACCGGGTGCTGGACGCCTGCGCCCTGCTGCCGGACCTCGACCTGCTTCCTGCCGGAGACGCCACCGAGATCGGAGAGAAG ggtttgaacctgtcTGGAGGGCAGAAGCAGAGGGTGAGTCTGGCTCGAGCCGTCTACAGGAGGTCAGATGTTTACCTGCTGGACGACCCGCTGTCGGCCGTGGATGCTCACGTGGGACAACACATCTTTGATCGGGTAATTGGCCCCACAGGGATTCTTAAAGACAAG ACTCGGGTTCTGGTGACTCACGGCCTCAGCTTCCTGTCCAAAGCCGACCTGGTCCTGGTGATGGACGAGGGTCGGATCTCTGAGTCGGGATCCTACGCCGAGCTGATGGACCGAAAAGGAACCTTCGCCAAATTAATCCAAACCTTCAGTGGAAAGCACAGCCGAGGAAAACCCACACTCCACGAGAAGA gcagcaGGAAGGCAGTGTCTCGTCTCAGTCTCTTAGATTTTTCCGTCGATCTTTCTCAGGAGCAGCTGATCag ctgtgATATGAGCAGTGCCAGTCTCCATGTGCCAGGTGATGTTGATCAGGAGCTGGATGTCGAAGAAGCTGGAAAACTAACGAAGGCTGATAAAGTTCACACCGGGAGA GTGAAGCTGCAGATGTACAGAGAGTACTTCAAGACCATCGGCTTGACCTTCATCATGaccatcatcttcctctgcgCCTTCCAACAGGCCGCGTCGCTGGCCTACAACTATTGGCTGAGCCTCTGGGCCGACGAGGCGCCCGTCAACGGAACCCGGAGCGACCACGAGCTGAAGCTCAGCGTGTTCGCAGCACTCGGCTTCACTCAGG cgATGGCCATGTTTGGGACGACGCTGGCCATCTCTCTGGGCGGGATCGTAGCGTCACGCCACCTTCACGCCGACCTGCTCCACAGCGTGCTGCACTCGCCCATGTCCTTCTTCGAGGTGACGCCCAGCGGAAACCTCCTGAACCGCTTCTCCAAAGAGATCGACGCCATCGACTGCATGATTCCTGACGGGCTGAAGATGATGCTGGGCTACCTGTTCAAGCTGCTGGAGATCTGCATCATCGTGTTGTTGGCCACGCCCTTCGCAGGCCTGGTGCTCCTCCCCCTCGCCTTCTTCTACGTCTTCATCCAG AGTTTCTACGTGGCGTCTTCGTGTCAGCTGCGGCGCCTGGAGGCGGTGAGCCGCTCGCCGGTCTACAGCCACTTCAACGAGACGGTGCAGGGCGCCGCCGTCATCCGAGCGTTTGGCGAGCAGCAGCGGTTCGTCCGTCAGGCCCATCGACGCATCGACAGAAACCAGGAAGCTTACTTTCCTCGATTCGTCGCCACCAG GTGGCTGGCGGTGAACCTGGAGTTTTTGGGGAACGTGCTGGTTTTGGCGGCGGCCATCTTGTGTGTTCAAGGTCGAGATAATCTGAGTCCGGGAATCGTGGGTTTGGCTGTGACACAATCTCTCCAG GTGACGGGAATCCTGAGCTGGATCGTTCGGTCGTGGACGGACGTGGAAAACAACATCGTGTCTGTGGAGCGAGTGAAAGAATACGACCACACAGCCAAAGAG GCGGCCTGGACCCTGGAGGACAGTCTGCTGCCGGCGGCCTGGCCGACCACCGGAACCATCCAGTTTGAGGATTATGGACTTAAATACCGGAAAGATCTGGACTGGGCCTTGAAGGACATTTCCATCAGCATCCAGAACAGAGAGAAG GTCGGGATCGTTGGGAGAACCGGAGCCGGGAAGTCGTCTCTGGCTCTGGGAATCTTCAGGATCCTGGAGGCGGCGAGCGGACGAATCCTCATCGATGGAATCAACGTGGCTCAGATCGGCCTCCATGACCTCAGATCCAGAATCACCATCATCCCTCAG GACCCCGTGTTGTTCTCTGGGTCCCTGAGGATGAACCTGGACCCGTTTGACACCTGTTCAGAAGAAGAACTGTGGAAAGCTCTGGAACTCGCTCATCTCAGCAGCTTCGTGTCCGAACTGCCTCAAAAGCTGGAGCATCAGTgtagtgaaggaggagagaacatgag CCTCGGCCAGCGGCAGCTCCTGTGTTTGGCCCGAGCTCTGCTCAGGAAAACCAGGATCCTGGTTCTGGATGAAGCGACGGCTGCTGTGGACCTCAGGACGGATCAGCTGATCCAGTCCACCATTCGGAGTGAGTTTGATGACTGCACGGTTCTGACCATCGCCCACCGCCTCAACACCATCATGGACTACACAAG GGTCATTGTGATGGACAGAGGTTCCATCGCAGAGATGGACTCTCCTGCTCAGCTCCTGCACCTTCAGGGTATTTTCTATAAGATGTGTGTGGAGGCCGGTTTGGTTTGA